In Microvirga lotononidis, a single genomic region encodes these proteins:
- a CDS encoding amidohydrolase family protein, with product MDKGGAVLANAAIAIAGGRIVWIGPSAEAGILPKAASVIDGSSRIALPGLIDAHVHTAQQLLRGKLAELSRSRPLRNPPWKNYFVPFESLLEPEDVHLSGLVAYTNMISVGTTCFAEAGGPHPDEMARAAVDVGIRGFVALSTVDQNTGFAGRTVPGSMLMTTEQAYDRNVSLVKRWRKEDRVKAWLSLRQIIVCTPELITAMASAAKDLDVKIHTHLAEGTYEVDYALENFGKRPTEYLDDLGVLSRHLHCAHSVLLSPDEVDLYAKNRVSACHCAFGNYGIGIPRLQEMWRRGIDIGLGTDGAASAGTLDMFQVAHVARVGQQASIGHQFHTRIPMSAEELLKVATQGGARALGIEDEIGSLEVGKRADLILVDVTDADQMGAKDPLFIASTVSVGRDVRTVIVDGKLVMKDREILTVDMEEIQHRLARRRPEIMARFDALVA from the coding sequence ATGGACAAGGGCGGAGCTGTCCTAGCCAATGCGGCTATTGCCATTGCAGGCGGACGTATTGTCTGGATTGGGCCATCTGCTGAGGCAGGTATCCTGCCCAAAGCGGCTTCTGTTATCGACGGTTCCAGTCGGATTGCTCTTCCTGGCCTCATTGATGCCCATGTCCATACCGCCCAGCAACTCCTGCGCGGTAAACTTGCGGAGCTCAGCCGGTCGCGTCCGTTACGTAATCCGCCGTGGAAGAACTATTTTGTTCCGTTTGAGAGCCTCCTCGAACCCGAAGACGTTCATCTGAGCGGACTTGTCGCTTACACAAATATGATTTCGGTTGGTACCACCTGCTTCGCCGAGGCGGGCGGTCCGCATCCTGATGAGATGGCGCGGGCGGCCGTTGATGTTGGAATCCGGGGCTTTGTTGCCTTGTCAACAGTGGATCAAAACACAGGCTTTGCGGGACGTACCGTTCCTGGTTCGATGCTGATGACCACTGAGCAGGCCTATGATCGCAACGTCAGCTTGGTAAAGCGCTGGCGGAAGGAAGACCGGGTGAAGGCTTGGCTCTCTCTCCGACAAATCATCGTCTGCACGCCCGAGCTTATTACGGCCATGGCGAGCGCCGCCAAGGATCTCGACGTCAAGATCCATACGCATCTTGCAGAGGGCACCTATGAGGTGGATTACGCACTCGAGAACTTCGGGAAGCGCCCGACGGAATACCTCGATGATCTTGGTGTACTCAGCCGGCATCTCCACTGTGCCCACTCCGTACTCCTGTCGCCCGATGAAGTTGATCTTTACGCCAAGAACCGCGTCTCAGCCTGCCATTGCGCCTTCGGCAATTATGGAATTGGCATTCCCCGCCTGCAGGAGATGTGGCGTCGAGGAATTGATATCGGATTGGGGACAGATGGAGCAGCCTCGGCTGGAACGCTCGATATGTTTCAGGTCGCGCACGTGGCACGCGTCGGCCAGCAAGCCAGCATTGGTCATCAATTTCACACACGCATTCCTATGAGCGCGGAAGAGTTGCTTAAGGTTGCGACCCAGGGCGGCGCAAGGGCACTGGGCATTGAAGACGAGATCGGAAGTTTGGAGGTCGGTAAGCGTGCTGATCTCATCCTCGTTGATGTCACTGACGCTGATCAGATGGGCGCCAAGGACCCGCTCTTTATCGCCTCGACCGTGAGTGTTGGTCGCGACGTCAGGACCGTGATCGTTGACGGGAAACTTGTTATGAAGGATCGGGAAATCCTGACTGTGGACATGGAGGAGATTCAGCACCGTCTGGCTCGGCGGCGCCCCGAAATCATGGCCCGATTTGACGCACTGGTGGCCTGA
- a CDS encoding ABC transporter ATP-binding protein: MRISTLAPHSSRSSDTATAPSIRVSEVTKQFQLDDGREIQALRDMSLELGQSEFVALLGPSGCGKSTILRLVASLESPTSGVVEVNGRPPAELARQHRLGVAFQDHALLPWLDVAANVALPYKVAGLPVDVKRVSELIRLVGLAGFERARPKQLSGGMRQRVAIARALILAPDVLLLDEPFGALDAVTRRQMNIELQRIWSEQRITTLLVTHAVDEALFLADRIIVLSGRPGRVIRTLEVPFARPRHADIMRSEAFHRLCDELTDALETPVEETL; encoded by the coding sequence ATGCGGATCAGCACGTTGGCGCCCCACTCCTCGCGCAGTTCAGATACTGCGACCGCACCCTCGATCCGGGTATCAGAAGTTACCAAGCAGTTCCAGCTTGACGATGGTCGCGAGATCCAAGCGCTCAGGGATATGTCGCTTGAACTCGGGCAGAGCGAGTTTGTGGCGCTTCTTGGCCCAAGCGGATGCGGTAAGAGCACAATTCTAAGGCTTGTGGCGTCGCTCGAAAGTCCGACGAGTGGCGTGGTTGAGGTGAATGGCCGACCGCCCGCTGAACTCGCTCGACAGCATCGTCTCGGCGTCGCATTTCAGGACCATGCCCTTCTTCCCTGGCTGGATGTCGCAGCTAATGTGGCGCTTCCGTACAAGGTGGCGGGCTTACCTGTTGATGTAAAGCGGGTGTCGGAACTGATCCGCTTGGTTGGCCTCGCTGGTTTTGAGCGGGCACGTCCCAAGCAACTGTCCGGTGGAATGAGGCAGCGTGTGGCAATCGCGCGGGCGCTCATTTTGGCTCCGGATGTCCTCCTCCTGGATGAGCCATTCGGAGCCTTGGATGCGGTCACGCGACGGCAGATGAACATTGAACTGCAACGGATTTGGTCCGAGCAGCGGATCACGACGCTTCTGGTCACCCACGCCGTCGATGAGGCCCTTTTCTTGGCTGACCGCATCATCGTTCTAAGTGGCCGGCCGGGTCGTGTCATCCGCACGCTTGAGGTGCCGTTCGCCCGTCCTCGCCATGCCGACATTATGCGCAGTGAGGCGTTTCACCGGCTCTGTGACGAGCTGACAGACGCACTTGAAACACCTGTCGAGGAAACTTTATGA
- a CDS encoding ABC transporter permease, whose translation MSVVLSERIRTLLLGSLGVGIFLGLWEVVGRLRLLGLSWPPLTEVLALLGTPARWSLFARALAASLEALTVGYLIGLISGIIAAALAHLTPSLKLGLDRTSAVIHAIPSIALAPLFILFLGRNATPAALAALSVFFVSYVATSSGLGSVPRPLQDLVHVLGGTRLTQFVRLDLPAALPVLASGMRLAAPAALIGVIVGEWFGAPRGLGVLVINAMQNFQIPLLWSAVLLAVLVSLTLFGLLGLLQHYVARRFR comes from the coding sequence ATGAGCGTCGTCCTCTCAGAGCGCATTCGAACACTGTTGCTTGGCTCGCTTGGCGTTGGGATATTTCTTGGCCTCTGGGAAGTGGTTGGCCGGCTTAGGTTGCTTGGGCTGAGTTGGCCGCCGCTCACTGAGGTACTCGCGCTGTTAGGCACTCCAGCACGGTGGAGCCTATTTGCCCGCGCGCTCGCCGCGAGCCTCGAAGCTTTGACTGTTGGATACCTGATCGGACTGATCAGTGGCATCATTGCCGCTGCCCTGGCTCATCTCACCCCTTCACTGAAGCTAGGCTTGGATCGCACAAGTGCGGTCATTCATGCCATCCCGTCCATCGCACTCGCTCCTCTCTTCATCCTGTTCCTAGGTCGAAACGCTACCCCGGCAGCACTGGCTGCCCTGAGCGTCTTCTTCGTAAGCTATGTTGCGACCTCGTCCGGGTTAGGCTCCGTGCCGCGACCCTTGCAGGACCTCGTTCATGTACTTGGAGGCACGCGCCTAACTCAGTTTGTGAGGCTTGATCTTCCGGCGGCATTGCCAGTTCTCGCCAGTGGGATGCGGCTGGCTGCCCCCGCAGCGCTCATCGGAGTCATTGTTGGCGAGTGGTTTGGAGCACCTCGTGGCTTGGGTGTGCTTGTGATCAATGCAATGCAGAATTTCCAGATTCCCTTGCTCTGGAGCGCTGTTCTCCTGGCGGTCCTGGTGTCTCTGACCTTGTTTGGCCTGCTTGGTCTCTTACAGCACTATGTGGCGCGCCGCTTCCGATGA
- a CDS encoding ABC transporter permease — protein MSELQPMATKGIRGKAVGKLLTSLQSLWGVLAIVLLWELWVNLSQLNTIVMPRPLDVVSDIASAPGVYFASTAQTLLLAVVGLILGMIIGTALAILTWLSRILAGLLTPLGLIFASVPVVALIPVLARIFGYDIRTVLAIVVIISFFPAFVFTTAGLRAPPPGSDDLFRALGAPTLRRLWLLAIPAAVPEWAVALRLAAANSILAAMVAEFLMGTSGLGHLFHAARADLDMSRALGASAIATVISVMSFLAASRFEKKVRQHWS, from the coding sequence ATGAGTGAACTCCAGCCAATGGCAACCAAGGGTATCCGCGGCAAAGCTGTCGGGAAGCTTTTGACATCCCTGCAGAGCCTGTGGGGTGTTCTGGCAATTGTCCTCCTCTGGGAACTCTGGGTTAACCTCTCCCAGCTGAATACAATCGTGATGCCACGCCCGCTGGATGTAGTCTCGGACATCGCCTCGGCGCCTGGCGTCTACTTCGCAAGCACGGCGCAAACCCTGTTACTTGCAGTAGTAGGTTTAATCCTAGGTATGATCATTGGAACCGCCCTCGCAATACTGACGTGGCTATCCCGGATTCTGGCGGGGCTTTTAACACCATTGGGACTGATTTTTGCATCAGTCCCTGTAGTCGCCCTCATCCCGGTCCTTGCGCGCATCTTCGGCTATGATATCCGAACTGTGCTCGCGATTGTGGTGATCATCTCGTTCTTCCCCGCATTCGTGTTCACGACTGCAGGCCTGCGTGCACCGCCGCCAGGAAGTGATGATCTCTTTCGGGCTCTCGGAGCTCCTACCCTTCGACGTCTCTGGCTGCTGGCTATTCCAGCGGCTGTTCCGGAATGGGCGGTGGCGCTACGCCTTGCCGCAGCCAACAGCATCCTGGCTGCAATGGTTGCAGAGTTTCTGATGGGGACGAGTGGATTGGGACATCTTTTCCACGCTGCTCGAGCAGACCTCGACATGAGCCGTGCATTAGGCGCGAGTGCTATTGCAACCGTCATCTCGGTCATGTCCTTCCTCGCTGCTTCGAGATTTGAGAAGAAAGTACGCCAGCACTGGAGCTGA
- a CDS encoding class I SAM-dependent methyltransferase, with product MAQNIYDNPNFFAGYSQLPRQVHGLDGAPEWPAIRAMLPALTGKRVADLGCGFGWASRWMRAQGAVSVLGLDLSQNMIARAKADTSDPAIEYQIADLETLELPEATFDVVYSALTFHYVKDFRRLTRMIHKTLVPGGDLVFTAEHPIFMSAAHPDWIIDKDGRKTWPVNGYSLEGERRTDWFAKGVLKFHRTIGTTLNTLIDAGFQLRRVEEFAPTREQIEQLPELAEELERPMMLLVSARKIETR from the coding sequence ATGGCACAGAATATCTACGACAATCCCAACTTCTTTGCTGGCTACAGCCAGTTGCCGCGACAGGTTCACGGGCTTGACGGTGCGCCCGAATGGCCGGCAATCCGGGCGATGCTGCCTGCGCTCACGGGCAAGCGCGTGGCCGATTTAGGGTGCGGCTTCGGTTGGGCATCGCGCTGGATGCGCGCGCAAGGCGCGGTCTCGGTGCTTGGCCTCGATCTGTCGCAGAACATGATTGCCCGCGCTAAAGCCGATACCTCGGACCCCGCCATCGAATATCAGATCGCAGATCTCGAGACGCTGGAACTGCCTGAGGCCACTTTCGACGTCGTCTACAGCGCTCTGACGTTCCACTATGTCAAAGACTTCCGGCGCCTCACGCGTATGATTCATAAGACGCTCGTTCCCGGCGGAGATCTGGTCTTTACGGCTGAGCATCCGATCTTCATGTCTGCGGCACATCCGGATTGGATCATCGATAAAGACGGCCGCAAGACATGGCCGGTCAACGGCTACTCACTTGAGGGCGAGCGCCGCACGGACTGGTTCGCCAAAGGCGTGTTGAAGTTTCACCGGACCATCGGCACGACGCTCAATACGCTGATCGATGCGGGATTCCAACTGCGCCGGGTCGAGGAATTTGCTCCGACACGCGAACAGATCGAGCAGTTGCCTGAACTGGCTGAAGAACTCGAACGGCCGATGATGCTTCTAGTCTCCGCTCGAAAGATAGAAACGCGCTAG